In Vanacampus margaritifer isolate UIUO_Vmar chromosome 18, RoL_Vmar_1.0, whole genome shotgun sequence, a genomic segment contains:
- the gpx9 gene encoding glutathione peroxidase 9, with protein MANKSIYDFSAETLDGVTVPLSDFRGKVLLVVNVATFUGSTIEEYHQLNALMEMFGDLNFAVLAFSCNQFGLQSPEVNNETLNILKYVRPGRGFVAKFPIFGKVEVNGVNEEPLFTYLKESLPFVNPVIGDIRKFYWSPITVNDIRWNFEKFLITADGKPFSRYELHCPIDKVEKDIAELL; from the exons ATGGCGAATAAATCAATTTATGATTTCTCTGCCGAGACCCTGGACGGAGTGACGGTGCCGCTGAGCGACTTCCGGGGTAAGGTGCTTCTTGTCGTTAACGTGGCCACCTTCTGAGGGTCAACGATAGAGGAG TACCATCAACTGAATGCACTCATGGAAATGTTCGGCGACCTCAACTTCGCCGTGCTGGCTTTCTCCTGCAACCAGTTCGGCCTTCAGTCACCTG aggtGAATAATGAAACCTTAAACATCCTCAAGTACGTGAGACCCGGTAGGGGATTTGTGGCAAAGTTTCCCATCTTTGGTAAGGTGGAGGTGAATGGAGTCAACGAGGAGCCGTTGTTCACCTACCTGAAG GAGTCGTTGCCCTTTGTGAATCCTGTCATTGGCGACATAAGGAAGTTCTACTGGTCACCAATCACGGTCAATGATATCCGATGGAATTTTGAAAAGTTTCTAATCACCGCAGATGGCAAGCCCTTCAGCAG GTACGAGCTGCACTGTCCCATTGATAAAGTCGAGAAGGACATCGCCGAGCTTCTGTAA
- the ndufb8 gene encoding NADH dehydrogenase [ubiquinone] 1 beta subcomplex subunit 8, mitochondrial, translated as MAVVGFRRWAQALSNGRGSRISALLSGSRAASSSSKGDLPAAYPTTPEERAAAAKKYNMIPEDYQPYPDTGEGFGDYPKLPDRSQHERDPWYKWDHPDLRRNWGEPLHYDFDMYIRNRVDTSPTPASWNSMCIQLFGFIGFMLFMFYVGEKFPCYQPVAPKQYPFNNLYLEKGGDPEKPPEEVKNYEI; from the exons ATGGCCGTCGTTGGCTTTCGACGGTGGGCCCAAGCTCTTTCAAACGGGCGAGGGTCCAGAATTTCTGCTCTTCTTTCCGGATCTAGGGCAG cATCTAGTAGTTCAAAGGGTGATCTACCTGCCGCCTACCCCACTACTCCAGAAGAGAGAGCAGCTGCAGCAAAGAAGTACAATATGATCCCTGAGGATTATCAGCCATATCCAGACACAGGAGAGGG CTTTGGCGATTATCCTAAACTTCCTGACCGATCTCAGCATGAGAGGGACCCCTGGTATAAATGGGACCACCCAGACCTGAGGAGGAACTGGGGAGAACCG CTACACTATGATTTCGACATGTACATCAGAAACCGTGTGGATACATCTCCCACTCCTGCATCCTGGAACAGCATGTGCATACAGCTGTTTGGTTTCATCGGCTTCATGTTGTTCATGTTCTACGTCGGGGAGAAATTCCCTTGTTACCAGCCTGTT GCACCCAAACAGTATCCCTTCAACAACCTGTACTTGGAGAAAGGAGGAGATCCTGAAAAACCGCCTGAAGAAGTCAAGAATTATGAAATCTAA